One segment of Mycolicibacterium baixiangningiae DNA contains the following:
- a CDS encoding serine hydrolase, translating to MRQRLPKWATARMAIVGVALLVSGCAAQVWGTPPAAESTPQAPVVTPQASLPVLPEAPPTPPTAPLAGLDARVQQATADAAASGADIETVVLDRDTGQTFAGGGNSPFPIASVVKLFIADDLLLQESEGKTQLSAADRKSLDIMLRSSDDSAAQMFWDRSGGNAVIARIKARYGLAGTTAPYNGHWDVTQSTASDLVRYYDMLLDGTGGLPPEQANVIISNLAQSTPTGTDGYPQRFGIPEGLYAEPVAVKQGWFCCWSGGNQLHVSTGTFGPGHRYVMAIGSLDPTGAAAARENITQAVKTMFPGGKA from the coding sequence ATGCGTCAGCGGCTGCCGAAATGGGCGACGGCGAGAATGGCGATCGTGGGTGTGGCGCTGCTCGTAAGCGGCTGTGCGGCACAAGTCTGGGGTACGCCGCCGGCCGCTGAGAGCACCCCCCAGGCGCCAGTAGTCACCCCGCAGGCCTCCCTTCCCGTGCTGCCCGAAGCCCCACCCACCCCGCCGACGGCGCCACTTGCCGGACTCGACGCCCGCGTGCAGCAAGCCACCGCCGACGCGGCCGCTTCCGGAGCCGACATCGAGACCGTTGTGCTGGACCGCGACACCGGTCAGACCTTCGCCGGTGGGGGCAACAGCCCCTTCCCGATCGCGTCGGTGGTGAAGCTGTTCATCGCCGACGACCTGCTGCTGCAGGAGTCGGAGGGCAAGACGCAACTATCCGCTGCCGACCGCAAGTCGCTCGACATCATGCTGCGGTCTTCCGATGACAGTGCGGCCCAGATGTTCTGGGACCGCAGCGGTGGAAACGCCGTCATCGCGCGCATCAAGGCCCGGTACGGATTGGCGGGCACGACCGCGCCCTACAACGGGCATTGGGACGTCACGCAAAGCACCGCAAGCGATCTCGTCCGCTACTACGACATGCTGTTGGACGGCACCGGTGGCCTGCCACCCGAACAGGCCAACGTCATCATCAGCAACCTTGCGCAATCCACACCGACGGGAACCGACGGATACCCGCAGCGGTTCGGCATCCCCGAGGGACTTTATGCCGAGCCGGTCGCGGTCAAGCAGGGCTGGTTCTGCTGCTGGAGCGGCGGTAACCAGTTGCATGTATCCACCGGCACTTTCGGACCCGGGCACCGCTACGTGATGGCCATCGGGTCGCTGGACCCCACCGGCGCCGCCGCCGCCCGCGAGAACATCACTCAGGCCGTCAAGACGATGTTCCCCGGCGGCAAGGCCTGA
- a CDS encoding DUF1906 domain-containing protein — MLISRRDALRCAAAASALAGLSAATGACAPTAAAAAPTLIDYAMRQIPAQDIRAAGHAGVINYVSTSRPGSSFGAKPITLPYAKSLAASGLVIVSNYQYGKPGGTAPSDFTRGYPGGVVDARTAWQLHTAAGGGQSAPIFFSVDDDIDREAWNTVVLPWFRGINSVIGAQRTGIYGGIKACQWAAADGVIGRSRSPGHVWAWQTRSWSNGQMYPAAVLYQRIIDTASNPGPVVGGIRVDVNDVLAQDCGQWNLHP; from the coding sequence GTGCTGATATCCCGGCGTGACGCACTGCGCTGCGCCGCCGCGGCGTCCGCGCTCGCCGGACTCAGCGCGGCAACAGGTGCCTGCGCACCCACGGCAGCGGCCGCCGCACCCACACTGATCGACTACGCGATGCGCCAGATCCCGGCACAGGACATCCGAGCCGCCGGGCACGCCGGCGTCATCAACTACGTCTCGACGTCGCGGCCTGGTTCGTCCTTCGGCGCCAAACCGATCACCCTGCCATACGCGAAGTCGCTGGCCGCCTCCGGTTTGGTGATTGTCAGCAACTACCAATACGGCAAGCCGGGCGGGACAGCGCCGTCGGACTTCACCCGCGGGTACCCCGGGGGCGTCGTCGACGCTCGCACCGCTTGGCAGCTGCACACCGCCGCCGGTGGCGGCCAGAGTGCACCGATCTTCTTCAGCGTCGACGACGACATCGACCGCGAGGCGTGGAATACCGTTGTGCTGCCGTGGTTTCGCGGAATCAATTCGGTGATCGGAGCGCAGCGCACCGGGATCTACGGGGGCATCAAGGCGTGTCAATGGGCTGCGGCCGATGGTGTCATCGGTAGGTCGCGTTCACCTGGCCACGTGTGGGCCTGGCAGACCCGGTCCTGGTCCAATGGCCAGATGTACCCCGCCGCAGTTCTTTACCAGCGCATCATCGACACCGCATCGAATCCGGGACCGGTGGTCGGGGGCATCCGCGTCGACGTCAACGACGTCCTGGCCCAGGACTGCGGCCAGTGGAACCTGCATCCGTGA
- a CDS encoding coiled-coil domain-containing protein, whose translation MTGVRHSLRRAMCSLATVVLVVAASMGMPVGDVEADPAADALSRLNELSQQAVQSREAVTAAQRDAEAKLAEQTAAVDRHRADLAALDIANSQLAPLQTAADRIAAMNYMSGSDGQFAAVLTAGSPQQLIDQLSLQRTVGAGIADQMKAYQSARERAAAAAQASERSAADAGAAAESAAAIRAELQAKLSELLRQIAAAEAQYAALTPQQQAIVDNAPLPNAAAPPGPAIAALPGVPPGDVAPPPAAANPEALPSGVASEAGLQPNTILAARAVSQQFPQIADIDGVRPDSKPWHPSGLAIDIMIPNPESPEGIALGDQILEYALSNAGRFGLQDVIWRGTYYTPAGPQASGYGHYDHVHITVTPRR comes from the coding sequence GTGACCGGGGTGCGCCACTCTCTTCGGCGAGCGATGTGCAGTCTTGCGACCGTAGTCCTGGTGGTGGCTGCGTCGATGGGCATGCCGGTGGGCGACGTCGAGGCGGACCCGGCGGCTGACGCGTTGTCCAGGCTCAACGAGTTGTCCCAGCAGGCGGTGCAGAGTCGCGAGGCCGTCACAGCCGCCCAGCGCGATGCCGAAGCCAAACTCGCTGAGCAGACGGCGGCCGTTGACCGCCATCGTGCCGACCTGGCCGCCCTGGACATCGCGAACTCGCAGCTGGCACCCCTTCAGACCGCTGCCGACCGGATCGCGGCGATGAACTACATGAGTGGGAGCGACGGTCAGTTCGCGGCGGTGCTGACGGCGGGCTCCCCGCAACAGCTGATCGATCAGCTGTCGCTGCAACGGACGGTGGGCGCTGGGATCGCCGATCAGATGAAGGCCTATCAATCGGCCCGTGAGCGTGCCGCCGCCGCCGCCCAGGCGTCGGAGAGATCGGCCGCCGATGCCGGCGCCGCGGCCGAGTCGGCCGCCGCCATTCGCGCAGAACTGCAGGCCAAACTGAGCGAACTTCTGCGTCAGATCGCCGCCGCGGAGGCGCAGTACGCGGCGCTGACACCGCAACAACAAGCGATCGTCGACAACGCACCTCTGCCGAATGCGGCCGCCCCGCCAGGCCCGGCGATCGCCGCGCTACCCGGCGTGCCCCCCGGCGACGTCGCTCCGCCCCCGGCAGCTGCCAACCCGGAGGCTTTGCCAAGCGGCGTCGCGTCAGAAGCCGGTTTGCAGCCGAACACCATCCTGGCCGCCAGGGCCGTCAGCCAACAGTTCCCTCAGATCGCCGACATCGACGGAGTCCGCCCGGACTCGAAACCGTGGCATCCGAGCGGTTTGGCGATCGACATCATGATCCCGAACCCCGAAAGCCCCGAGGGCATCGCGCTCGGCGACCAGATCCTCGAGTACGCGCTGAGTAATGCAGGCCGATTCGGGTTACAGGACGTGATCTGGCGCGGCACCTACTACACGCCGGCCGGTCCCCAAGCATCGGGATACGGCCACTACGACCACGTGCACATCACCGTGACGCCACGCCGCTGA
- a CDS encoding MarR family winged helix-turn-helix transcriptional regulator — MSGQEQSADPILELASALRDLTWTVQRMEPAETAGLKALPALDVAVLKTIYERPGMSVSAAAAELTMHPNNVSAVVRKLMVEGLVKRRTTPTDKRVTELHPTAKALKNRDKISAAWSRHIADVIARLDAERREQLVSAIPAVQALVAELRSLDTPK; from the coding sequence ATGTCCGGCCAGGAACAGTCCGCTGATCCAATCTTGGAACTGGCCTCCGCTTTACGTGACCTGACTTGGACTGTTCAACGGATGGAGCCTGCGGAAACGGCTGGCCTGAAGGCTCTGCCGGCTCTGGATGTCGCCGTGCTGAAAACCATCTATGAGCGCCCTGGGATGAGCGTGTCGGCGGCTGCAGCTGAACTGACGATGCATCCCAATAACGTGAGTGCTGTTGTGAGGAAGCTCATGGTTGAGGGCTTGGTCAAGCGCAGGACCACGCCGACCGACAAGCGTGTGACGGAGCTGCATCCGACCGCCAAGGCCCTCAAGAATCGAGACAAGATCTCCGCGGCATGGTCGCGGCACATCGCCGACGTGATCGCGCGACTCGATGCAGAACGCCGCGAACAGCTGGTGTCCGCGATACCAGCCGTACAAGCGTTGGTCGCCGAATTGCGAAGTCTCGATACGCCGAAGTGA
- a CDS encoding CmcJ/NvfI family oxidoreductase: MTYVDTKTGKTLEANLNFAADKYHESTEKFLIAEIVSEPKPVKVTITDACTLADPPRLEREGFEVLDSPTSVVDFSDLEAVEEAYVPEMCRFIQQLTGADCVVPAGTHYLRYGNRWNADDGVVLAPGTIMHSDVTDKDAQWFIDTHPPTENRKIRRAVQHNIWRAFSTPPQDVPLAVCDARSLDLNDITVAEYRSDPDAREQLVFETHVARYNPSQRWLFYSEMNRDQALVFVRHDTDPSENKVLLHGAFAHPDATPEWTPRSSIEFRTLAYWYE, encoded by the coding sequence ATGACGTACGTGGACACGAAGACAGGAAAAACCTTGGAGGCGAACCTCAACTTCGCCGCTGACAAGTACCACGAGTCGACCGAGAAGTTCTTGATCGCCGAGATCGTTTCCGAGCCCAAACCAGTCAAGGTGACGATCACTGATGCATGCACCCTGGCTGATCCTCCACGACTCGAGCGCGAAGGATTTGAGGTATTGGATTCTCCAACGTCAGTGGTTGACTTCAGCGACCTGGAAGCTGTCGAAGAGGCGTACGTGCCAGAGATGTGTCGGTTCATCCAGCAACTGACCGGTGCCGATTGCGTCGTGCCTGCGGGCACGCACTACCTGCGCTACGGAAACCGATGGAACGCTGACGATGGCGTTGTCCTGGCGCCCGGAACGATCATGCACTCCGACGTCACGGACAAAGACGCCCAGTGGTTCATCGACACCCATCCGCCGACCGAGAACCGGAAGATCCGCCGAGCAGTTCAGCACAACATCTGGAGGGCGTTCTCGACGCCCCCGCAAGATGTGCCGCTCGCCGTCTGCGACGCGCGCAGTTTGGACCTCAACGACATCACCGTCGCGGAGTACCGGAGTGATCCTGACGCCCGAGAGCAATTGGTGTTCGAGACTCATGTTGCTCGGTACAACCCCTCACAGCGATGGCTCTTCTACTCGGAGATGAACCGCGACCAAGCACTCGTCTTCGTTCGTCATGACACCGATCCCTCGGAGAACAAGGTCCTATTGCACGGCGCCTTCGCTCACCCCGATGCAACGCCCGAGTGGACGCCCCGATCAAGCATCGAGTTCCGGACCCTCGCCTACTGGTACGAATGA
- a CDS encoding glycoside hydrolase 5 family protein, whose product MTRVPQHSRRAALTLPALLTASAAVSRLPRASAESGRWSAARAHAWYQGQGWLVGANYITSTAVNQLEMFQASTFDRRRIDSELLLASRIGLNTVRVFLHDQLWAQDRNGFSRRLAQFVTIAARHGIRPLFVLFDSCWDPLPELGRQHPPRPGVHNSGWVQGPGARYIADPRYRHVLRDYVTGVLRQFRNDERVLGWDLWNEPDNPAKQYRAVERRDKVERVAELLPQVFRWAREVAPAQPLTSGVWDGEWADPARRNTINRIQLDNSDVITFHNYGDPSEFEARIAELQPLGRPIVCTEYLARNLGSTVEGVLPVARRRNVGAYNWGLIAGKTQTRLPWDSWDRPYTSPPDVWFHDILRSDGQPYRDSEVRTIRWLTGRVGPT is encoded by the coding sequence GTGACACGCGTACCCCAGCACAGCCGCCGCGCGGCGCTCACGCTGCCGGCACTGCTCACGGCGTCCGCCGCGGTGTCCCGGCTGCCCCGCGCCTCGGCCGAGTCGGGTCGGTGGTCGGCGGCCCGGGCCCACGCCTGGTACCAGGGGCAGGGCTGGCTCGTCGGCGCGAACTACATCACCTCGACGGCGGTCAACCAGCTCGAGATGTTCCAGGCGAGCACGTTCGACCGGCGGCGCATCGACAGCGAACTGCTGCTGGCCAGCCGGATCGGGCTCAACACGGTCCGGGTGTTCCTGCACGACCAGCTGTGGGCCCAGGACCGCAACGGATTCTCGCGCCGTCTCGCGCAGTTCGTCACCATCGCGGCCCGCCACGGCATCAGGCCGTTGTTCGTGCTGTTCGACTCGTGCTGGGATCCGCTGCCCGAATTGGGCCGTCAGCACCCGCCGCGGCCCGGCGTGCACAACTCCGGGTGGGTGCAGGGTCCGGGCGCCCGGTACATCGCCGATCCCCGCTACCGGCATGTCCTGCGCGACTACGTCACCGGCGTGCTCAGGCAATTCCGCAACGACGAGCGCGTTCTGGGCTGGGACCTTTGGAACGAACCGGACAATCCGGCCAAGCAGTACCGCGCGGTCGAACGCAGAGACAAGGTCGAGCGGGTCGCGGAACTGCTCCCGCAGGTGTTCCGCTGGGCGCGCGAGGTGGCTCCCGCTCAACCGCTGACCAGCGGTGTGTGGGACGGCGAGTGGGCGGACCCCGCCCGCCGCAACACGATCAACCGCATCCAGCTCGACAACTCCGATGTGATCACGTTCCACAACTACGGCGATCCCAGCGAATTCGAGGCGCGGATCGCCGAACTCCAGCCACTGGGGCGGCCCATCGTGTGCACCGAATACCTGGCCCGGAACCTGGGCAGCACCGTCGAGGGGGTCCTGCCGGTCGCCAGACGGCGCAACGTCGGTGCCTACAACTGGGGTCTGATCGCGGGAAAGACCCAGACCCGACTGCCGTGGGATTCGTGGGACAGGCCGTACACGTCACCACCGGACGTCTGGTTCCATGACATTCTGCGTTCCGACGGACAGCCCTATCGGGACAGCGAAGTCCGGACGATCCGGTGGCTGACGGGCCGCGTCGGCCCGACCTGA
- a CDS encoding GGDEF domain-containing protein, giving the protein MNWVEKWWRQPDHFDWLSGYLQMRGMAGPMRRGLAVVAASLALVPVNALWGPASIDDRIALGFAVVAALAGLSLAVLWLKRWPTRTQSVLFAAIGSVTIASGCLWQANPLIGLMSCTALAVSGGYIAFFHTARYMLMNFVLAMAVGAWQAVRVALEGEPVLALTGYFLVLELNIGVPFAIQVVVRSLGTDLLRSDRDPLTGLLNRRAFTHAVVGRLVARADRAHLAVALIDLDRFKAINDVHGHASGDAALVDVADALTAACADTALLCRMGGEEFLIADIVTSAVPTEWAQGLCAAVHSTPFRVTASVGTATVPLRDVKPDAADETFHRLVTDADAAMYTAKRRGGNQIQHAGNTRATT; this is encoded by the coding sequence ATGAATTGGGTGGAAAAGTGGTGGCGGCAGCCGGACCACTTTGACTGGCTCAGCGGCTACCTGCAAATGCGCGGGATGGCGGGGCCGATGCGCCGCGGGCTGGCAGTCGTCGCGGCGTCGTTGGCGCTGGTGCCGGTGAACGCGTTGTGGGGGCCGGCGTCTATCGATGACCGGATTGCGCTGGGCTTCGCCGTCGTCGCCGCCCTGGCGGGGCTGAGCCTGGCCGTGCTGTGGTTGAAGCGCTGGCCGACCCGAACCCAGTCGGTCCTCTTCGCTGCCATCGGCAGCGTCACCATCGCCAGCGGATGCCTCTGGCAGGCCAACCCGCTGATCGGGTTGATGTCGTGCACGGCGCTGGCGGTGTCCGGGGGCTACATCGCGTTCTTCCACACGGCCCGGTACATGCTCATGAACTTCGTGCTGGCCATGGCGGTCGGAGCGTGGCAGGCGGTACGGGTGGCGCTGGAGGGGGAGCCCGTGCTCGCCCTCACCGGTTACTTCCTGGTCCTCGAACTGAACATCGGCGTGCCCTTCGCCATCCAGGTGGTGGTGCGCTCGCTGGGCACCGACCTGCTGCGATCCGACCGCGATCCGCTCACCGGGCTCCTCAACCGGCGGGCGTTCACCCACGCGGTGGTCGGGCGGCTGGTAGCCCGCGCCGACCGGGCACACCTGGCGGTGGCGCTCATCGACCTCGACCGGTTCAAGGCGATCAACGACGTCCACGGCCACGCCAGCGGTGACGCCGCGCTGGTCGACGTCGCCGACGCGCTGACGGCCGCGTGCGCGGATACGGCGTTGCTCTGCCGGATGGGCGGCGAGGAGTTCCTGATCGCCGACATCGTGACATCGGCGGTTCCGACCGAATGGGCTCAGGGCCTGTGCGCCGCGGTCCACTCGACACCGTTTCGCGTCACTGCCAGCGTCGGTACCGCCACCGTCCCGCTGCGCGACGTCAAACCGGACGCGGCCGACGAGACGTTCCACCGACTCGTCACCGACGCCGATGCCGCCATGTACACCGCCAAGCGGCGCGGCGGGAACCAGATCCAGCACGCCGGGAACACGCGCGCGACGACATAG
- a CDS encoding acyl-CoA dehydrogenase family protein, with amino-acid sequence MTIDVTEREALREAVRDLLRSRCTEQDVRRVLAGDEGFDRDLWRRLADQGVTGIVIDSDYGGVGLGPAELEAVAEEAGAALLPSPFISSAVLAATLIATAGSEEDKQRLLPGLADGSAIGTVAVTGKAGTWTAEGVDVRATGTTLTGAAHYVTDGQVADVLLVVADGPDGIGVYEVDPDATGFQRVAATVFDPTVRLSTFTFADTPARRLGTAGWEAVQQALDLAVIALAGEQSGGARRIFEITVAYLKTRIQFGRPIGSFQALKHMAADLLLKVESATSAAQNAATQQAAGLDTAGGAVALAGFACAEAYQDTAAAAIQMHGGIGFTWEHPAHLYLRRARTGMQLFGGPRLHRERYLLSKGA; translated from the coding sequence ATGACGATCGACGTCACCGAACGGGAAGCGCTGCGGGAGGCGGTCCGCGATCTGCTGCGCAGCCGGTGCACCGAGCAGGATGTGCGGCGCGTGCTGGCCGGTGACGAGGGTTTCGACCGCGACCTGTGGCGCCGGCTGGCCGACCAGGGTGTCACCGGCATCGTCATCGACAGCGACTACGGCGGGGTGGGTCTCGGCCCCGCCGAACTCGAGGCGGTCGCCGAAGAAGCCGGGGCCGCCCTACTGCCGTCGCCGTTCATCTCCAGCGCGGTGCTCGCCGCCACGCTCATCGCCACCGCGGGCTCTGAAGAGGACAAGCAGCGGCTTCTACCCGGCCTGGCCGACGGGAGCGCCATCGGCACGGTCGCGGTCACCGGGAAGGCGGGCACCTGGACCGCCGAAGGCGTCGACGTGCGGGCCACCGGCACCACGCTGACGGGTGCCGCGCACTACGTGACCGACGGACAGGTCGCCGACGTCCTCCTGGTGGTGGCCGACGGTCCCGACGGCATCGGCGTCTACGAGGTCGACCCCGACGCCACCGGCTTCCAGCGTGTGGCCGCGACGGTCTTTGACCCGACCGTGCGGCTGTCGACCTTCACCTTCGCCGACACCCCGGCGCGGCGGCTCGGCACGGCCGGCTGGGAGGCCGTGCAGCAGGCGCTCGACCTCGCGGTGATCGCGCTGGCCGGCGAGCAGTCAGGCGGGGCCCGCCGCATCTTCGAGATCACCGTCGCATACCTCAAGACCCGCATCCAGTTCGGCCGCCCGATCGGCAGCTTCCAGGCGCTCAAGCACATGGCCGCCGATCTCCTGCTGAAGGTCGAGTCCGCGACGTCGGCCGCGCAGAACGCCGCCACCCAGCAGGCCGCCGGCCTCGACACCGCGGGCGGGGCCGTCGCGCTCGCGGGGTTCGCCTGCGCGGAGGCCTATCAGGACACCGCTGCGGCGGCCATCCAGATGCACGGCGGAATCGGGTTCACCTGGGAGCACCCCGCACACCTGTACCTGCGCCGCGCCCGCACCGGCATGCAGTTGTTCGGTGGGCCCCGCCTGCACCGCGAGCGCTACCTTCTGTCGAAAGGCGCCTGA
- a CDS encoding acyl-CoA dehydrogenase family protein — translation MTDITPSAEDLRAEVRAWLEQNWTSLPKSKDPWVASPERVAWLEKVLDAGYAVPTYPTEWFGRAYPNHLAAAIEQEFKAVRAPGARRDKYSIPANTVLTFGTDRIKRELLRDFLTERASTCLLYSEPGAGSDLAGVHATAVRDGDQWVVNGQKVWTSGAATADYGLLLARTDWDVPKHKGLSFFILPMKQPGIEVRPLVQITGESHFNEVFISDAEVSDDFLIGGAGNGWRVLQTALAYERSIMGDGGRGSRNSSRADSLVELARAHDRLDDPVIRDSLATVLALRELNRLNNARAKASASQGTSSSIMSLGKLAMSGILHTEARVKTDIIGAEALLAGPDNPEADDINFLTLNAYFTSIGGGTDQIQRTIIGERVLGLPKEPEVDRDIPFRDARRN, via the coding sequence ATGACCGACATCACTCCGAGCGCCGAGGACCTGCGCGCCGAGGTGCGCGCCTGGCTCGAGCAGAACTGGACCAGCCTGCCGAAGTCGAAAGATCCTTGGGTGGCGTCCCCGGAGCGCGTCGCCTGGCTCGAGAAGGTGCTCGACGCCGGCTACGCGGTCCCCACCTACCCGACCGAGTGGTTCGGCCGCGCCTATCCGAACCACCTGGCCGCCGCCATCGAGCAGGAGTTCAAAGCGGTCCGGGCCCCCGGCGCCCGCCGCGACAAATACAGCATCCCGGCGAACACCGTGCTGACGTTCGGCACTGACCGCATCAAGCGAGAGTTGTTGCGGGACTTCCTCACCGAACGGGCCAGTACCTGCCTGCTCTACAGCGAACCCGGTGCGGGGTCGGACCTCGCCGGGGTGCACGCCACCGCGGTCCGCGACGGTGACCAGTGGGTGGTCAACGGGCAGAAGGTGTGGACCTCGGGTGCGGCGACGGCCGACTACGGGTTGCTGCTGGCCCGCACGGACTGGGACGTACCCAAGCACAAGGGTCTGAGCTTCTTCATCCTGCCGATGAAGCAACCCGGTATCGAGGTCAGACCGCTGGTGCAGATCACCGGCGAGTCCCACTTCAACGAGGTGTTCATCAGCGACGCAGAGGTTTCCGACGACTTCCTCATCGGCGGCGCCGGCAACGGCTGGCGTGTGCTGCAGACGGCGTTGGCCTACGAGCGCTCCATCATGGGCGACGGCGGCCGCGGATCGCGCAACAGCTCACGCGCCGACAGCCTCGTCGAACTCGCCCGCGCTCACGACCGGCTCGACGATCCGGTGATCCGGGACTCGCTGGCAACGGTGCTGGCCCTGCGAGAACTCAACCGGCTCAACAACGCCCGCGCGAAGGCGTCGGCCTCCCAGGGCACGTCGAGCTCCATCATGTCCCTCGGCAAGCTCGCCATGTCCGGCATCCTGCACACCGAGGCGCGGGTGAAAACCGACATCATCGGGGCCGAGGCGCTGCTGGCCGGACCCGACAACCCGGAGGCCGACGACATCAACTTCCTCACGCTCAACGCGTATTTCACCTCGATCGGCGGTGGAACCGATCAGATCCAGCGCACCATCATCGGTGAGCGCGTCCTCGGCCTGCCCAAGGAACCCGAGGTCGACCGGGACATCCCGTTCCGCGACGCCCGGCGGAACTGA